One segment of Oscillospiraceae bacterium MB08-C2-2 DNA contains the following:
- a CDS encoding IS256 family transposase yields the protein MSEKIVQLNEEVIKVEIRELVRNSVEETLNGLLEQEAQQLTNAAKYERSEGRQGYRSGHYNRNLTTTSGDVELKMPKLKGVSFETAIIERYRRRESSVEEALIEMYLAGVSVRRVEDITEALWGSKVSPATISELNKKAYVHIEDWRGRPLQGGKYPYVYVDGIYLRRNWGGEYENVAILVAIAVNEDGYREVIGAAEGMKEDKASWVSFFQWLKIRGLSGVKLIVGDKCLGMLEAVYEVFPDVKYQRCTVHFYRNVFSVTPRSKVKLVAKMLKAIHAQESKKAAREKAKAVVQELHAMKLTQAARKVEDSIDETLTYADFPPEHWTRIRTNNVIERLNREIRRRTRVVGAFPDGNSALMLVCARLRHVAGTQWGNKKYMNMKHLAAAADDALIAG from the coding sequence ATGTCCGAGAAAATTGTACAACTAAACGAGGAAGTAATCAAGGTAGAAATCCGGGAACTGGTGCGCAATAGCGTGGAGGAAACACTCAATGGGTTGTTGGAGCAGGAAGCACAGCAACTGACCAATGCCGCGAAATATGAACGCAGTGAGGGTCGACAGGGCTACCGCAGCGGGCACTACAACCGGAATCTGACAACAACGTCAGGGGATGTGGAGCTGAAAATGCCGAAGCTGAAAGGAGTGTCCTTTGAGACAGCGATTATTGAGCGGTACCGCCGCCGGGAAAGCAGCGTAGAAGAAGCATTGATTGAGATGTATCTGGCCGGGGTATCAGTACGGCGAGTAGAGGATATTACAGAGGCATTGTGGGGAAGCAAGGTGTCACCAGCCACGATCAGCGAACTGAACAAGAAAGCGTATGTCCACATTGAAGATTGGCGGGGTCGCCCCTTGCAAGGCGGGAAATACCCATATGTCTATGTGGACGGCATCTACCTTCGCCGCAACTGGGGCGGAGAATATGAGAATGTGGCTATCCTCGTAGCCATCGCAGTCAATGAGGACGGCTACCGGGAGGTGATTGGCGCCGCTGAAGGGATGAAAGAGGATAAAGCAAGTTGGGTGTCCTTCTTCCAATGGCTGAAAATCCGTGGACTTTCTGGTGTCAAGCTCATTGTGGGTGACAAATGTCTGGGTATGCTGGAGGCCGTCTATGAAGTGTTTCCCGACGTCAAATACCAGCGCTGCACCGTGCATTTCTACCGTAATGTATTCTCTGTTACCCCTCGCTCCAAGGTGAAGCTGGTAGCGAAAATGCTTAAGGCTATCCATGCGCAGGAAAGCAAAAAAGCGGCACGGGAGAAGGCGAAAGCCGTTGTGCAAGAACTGCACGCCATGAAGCTGACCCAAGCGGCCAGAAAAGTGGAGGATAGCATTGATGAGACGCTTACCTATGCCGATTTCCCACCCGAACATTGGACACGAATTCGCACGAACAACGTCATCGAACGCCTTAACCGTGAAATCCGTCGCCGTACAAGGGTGGTCGGCGCATTTCCTGATGGAAACTCCGCTCTGATGCTCGTCTGCGCACGTTTGCGCCATGTCGCCGGTACTCAGTGGGGTAACAAGAAATACATGAACATGAAGCATCTTGCTGCTGCAGCAGACGATGCTTTGATCGCTGGTTAA
- a CDS encoding IS256 family transposase — protein MARKERRDNSKLRELMEEYGVKTMEDVHNFVKMLTGETIQTALDAELESELGYSKYDYKNKETDNSRNGYSQKTVQGSLGELEISVPRDRKGEFEPQLVKKHQTDVSAIEDKVIFLYSQGVSTRDIQKTMREMYGIEVDDSRVSKITDKLLPVIREWQERPLQSVYAMVILDAVHYSVRENGIVTKKAAYVAIGTDLEGKKDVLGIWLGATESAKYWLNVLTGLKNRGVKDILIASVDGFSGFVEAIHATFPQTEIQRCIIHQIRASTRYVSYKDVKEFSADLKPIYKAATEESALTALDELETKWGSKYALGIKSWRINWPELSTMFKYPAEIRTLIYTTNAIENFDRQLRKVTKTKSAFVSDDALMKILYLATMNVTGKWTMPIRNWGTILDHLMIYFEDRVPVTL, from the coding sequence ATGGCAAGAAAAGAACGCAGGGACAACAGCAAGCTGCGGGAACTAATGGAAGAGTACGGGGTCAAAACAATGGAGGATGTTCACAACTTCGTGAAGATGCTCACCGGTGAGACGATCCAGACGGCGCTGGATGCGGAGCTGGAAAGTGAGTTAGGTTACTCAAAATACGACTACAAGAACAAGGAAACGGACAACAGTCGAAACGGGTATTCCCAGAAGACCGTACAGGGCAGCCTGGGCGAGCTGGAAATCAGCGTCCCCCGCGACCGAAAAGGCGAATTTGAGCCGCAGCTGGTAAAAAAGCACCAGACGGATGTATCGGCCATTGAGGACAAGGTTATCTTTCTGTATTCTCAAGGGGTTTCCACTCGGGACATCCAAAAAACCATGCGTGAGATGTACGGTATAGAAGTGGATGACAGCCGGGTCAGCAAGATCACGGACAAGCTGCTGCCGGTGATCCGAGAGTGGCAGGAGCGCCCCTTACAGAGCGTGTATGCCATGGTGATACTGGATGCGGTGCACTACAGCGTTCGTGAAAACGGCATTGTTACGAAAAAGGCCGCATATGTCGCCATTGGTACGGATTTGGAAGGAAAAAAGGATGTTCTGGGCATCTGGCTTGGAGCAACGGAGTCGGCAAAATATTGGCTGAATGTGCTGACCGGCCTCAAGAATCGCGGCGTAAAAGATATCCTGATTGCATCTGTGGACGGGTTTTCCGGGTTTGTTGAAGCCATCCATGCCACGTTCCCACAGACCGAAATTCAGCGCTGTATCATACACCAGATTCGTGCCTCAACCCGGTATGTAAGCTACAAGGATGTCAAGGAATTCTCGGCTGATTTGAAGCCCATTTACAAGGCTGCAACGGAGGAATCCGCCCTGACAGCGCTGGACGAGCTAGAAACCAAATGGGGCTCAAAATACGCCCTGGGCATCAAGAGCTGGCGGATCAACTGGCCCGAGCTTTCCACCATGTTCAAATACCCCGCTGAGATTCGCACGCTCATCTACACCACCAATGCCATCGAGAATTTCGACCGGCAGCTGCGCAAGGTGACAAAGACCAAGAGCGCCTTCGTTTCCGATGATGCGCTCATGAAAATTCTTTATCTGGCCACTATGAACGTCACCGGGAAATGGACCATGCCTATTCGAAATTGGGGTACCATTTTAGATCATCTTATGATTTATTTCGAGGATAGGGTGCCCGTCACCCTCTGA
- the rsmH gene encoding 16S rRNA (cytosine(1402)-N(4))-methyltransferase RsmH, with amino-acid sequence MNNSVPHKRRTRYQGTHPKNFSEKYKELEPDKYGETIEKIIQKGNTPAGMHISICVEEILEILQIQPGQTGLDATFGYGGHTVEMLKRLNANGRLYALDVDPIEIVKTKNRLNKLGYGSEILTVKQMNFANIDRAVTPGSLDFVLADLGVSSMQIDNPERGFTYKREGPLDLRLNPEDGYTAADRLRTISQYELEEILTKNADEPYAREISIAIVSKIKKGLDVTTTTVLREIINETLSFIPAKQRKDAVNKSSQRTFQALRIDINREFDVLSEFLEKLPHVLKTGGRVAILTFHSGEDRLVKKSFKALLNQGIYSDVARNVIRASAAECRENPRARSAKLRWAVKA; translated from the coding sequence ATGAATAATTCGGTTCCGCACAAGCGCCGGACAAGGTATCAAGGAACGCACCCTAAGAATTTTAGTGAAAAATACAAAGAGCTAGAACCCGATAAATATGGTGAAACGATAGAGAAAATCATTCAAAAGGGCAACACACCTGCCGGAATGCATATTTCGATTTGTGTAGAAGAAATACTGGAAATCTTACAAATACAACCGGGGCAAACCGGCTTGGATGCAACTTTTGGATATGGTGGCCATACAGTAGAAATGCTGAAACGCCTTAACGCTAATGGACGTTTATATGCTCTTGATGTAGACCCGATTGAAATTGTTAAAACAAAGAATCGTCTGAATAAGCTGGGCTATGGCTCGGAGATATTAACGGTTAAGCAGATGAATTTTGCAAATATAGATAGGGCGGTAACTCCGGGTAGTCTCGATTTTGTACTTGCTGATTTAGGCGTGTCTTCCATGCAAATAGATAATCCAGAAAGAGGCTTTACCTATAAGCGCGAAGGCCCGTTAGACTTGCGTTTAAACCCTGAAGATGGCTATACTGCAGCTGATCGTCTAAGAACGATTTCTCAATACGAATTAGAAGAAATTTTAACCAAAAATGCAGACGAGCCTTATGCAAGGGAAATCTCGATTGCGATTGTTTCCAAGATTAAAAAAGGGTTGGATGTCACAACTACAACGGTACTCCGTGAAATAATCAATGAAACTTTAAGTTTTATACCGGCAAAACAGCGTAAGGACGCAGTCAACAAATCGAGTCAAAGAACCTTTCAAGCATTAAGGATTGATATAAATCGTGAATTTGATGTTTTATCTGAATTTTTGGAAAAGCTTCCTCATGTTCTAAAAACAGGTGGGCGCGTAGCCATACTAACATTTCATTCAGGCGAGGATCGTCTTGTTAAAAAATCCTTTAAGGCTTTATTAAATCAAGGTATTTATAGCGATGTGGCAAGAAATGTCATTAGAGCATCAGCAGCAGAGTGCAGGGAAAATCCTCGTGCACGCTCCGCAAAACTGCGATGGGCTGTTAAAGCTTAG
- a CDS encoding DUF5697 family protein, whose amino-acid sequence MEGGKGPYQITMEYCWQLVQKYSILQGTQLYVLLKRHAGLSKNNRHKLFRALCRQWHIHELELSGIKYLAQQKELQPVGRYAAQIACFWVLLDYFDQVERHFATGSFTRISIEIAGQDYSIVYVANGEERLCMENMKKGGDTRYIAVLEDTGQLPLIHDKKLRAFAVVSTIGEITYYTPREEGL is encoded by the coding sequence TTGGAAGGAGGAAAAGGCCCGTATCAAATCACAATGGAATACTGCTGGCAGCTAGTGCAGAAATACTCCATTCTGCAAGGAACACAGCTATATGTATTGCTCAAACGACACGCCGGCCTTTCCAAAAACAATCGTCACAAGCTGTTTCGTGCACTTTGCAGGCAATGGCATATTCATGAGCTGGAGCTAAGCGGTATTAAATATCTGGCACAGCAAAAGGAGCTGCAGCCAGTGGGGCGCTATGCCGCACAAATTGCCTGCTTCTGGGTACTACTGGACTATTTCGATCAGGTGGAGCGCCACTTTGCCACTGGCAGCTTTACACGAATCTCAATAGAGATCGCCGGTCAGGATTACAGTATTGTCTATGTGGCCAACGGAGAAGAACGGCTTTGTATGGAAAATATGAAGAAAGGGGGTGATACCCGGTATATCGCGGTGCTGGAAGACACCGGACAACTGCCGCTGATTCACGATAAAAAGCTTCGTGCCTTTGCCGTAGTAAGCACAATCGGAGAAATCACCTACTACACACCACGGGAGGAAGGCCTATGA
- a CDS encoding DUF6100 family protein, with protein MGLAPAYLPLPDVSGVELAKTNGTLVIKMDGLLPFPAKGNVYYLHEKLNHALGQWQVQKGLCAPLFTERCAVVFLYHYSSGQWNSRQVRDYDNLEYRCVLNTLARRLLWDDDPRSYVCFHGVVPDTSTYTEIRVMALSAFQNYISNEY; from the coding sequence ATGGGACTTGCCCCGGCGTATCTTCCACTGCCGGATGTATCCGGCGTAGAACTGGCGAAAACGAATGGCACGCTGGTCATCAAAATGGACGGCCTGCTGCCGTTCCCGGCAAAAGGGAACGTGTACTACCTCCATGAAAAGCTGAACCATGCACTGGGGCAGTGGCAGGTACAAAAAGGGCTTTGCGCACCCTTATTTACAGAGCGGTGCGCCGTGGTATTTCTTTACCATTACAGCTCCGGACAGTGGAACAGCAGGCAGGTAAGGGATTATGACAATCTGGAATACCGCTGTGTACTCAACACCCTTGCCCGCCGCCTGCTGTGGGACGACGACCCGCGCAGCTATGTGTGCTTTCACGGTGTAGTACCTGATACCTCGACCTATACTGAAATTCGGGTAATGGCGCTGTCGGCTTTTCAAAATTATATAAGCAATGAGTATTGA
- a CDS encoding type IV secretory system conjugative DNA transfer family protein has protein sequence MRKLFSKLLSFPFNRAKELWNNKTYRRIGLVLILLFFYLAGILAQFLNNRHQWVPGKELHLPSVNPFKCLVMLFTPFGIQAIGGLFCFVLISGLLFYLLSDSRDHLRYDKKRRFYYSTKGTYGTAGWMEQARTEEVFMLTPMEEADTATGIIYGLRDGRLVCRKPDSRLNPHIAVLGASGSMKNRAYARNAIIASALSGESLVVTDPKSELLSDTRGYLEDMGYTVKALDLVNPKRSHRFDGLDGVLQNPLAVSQIVEAVIANTGGSTGDYLFDTAEGYLLSALIFLQMENGSDEYPSLGRAYKTLLSAKSPDELSEQFCVLPENSHGRQKWNLFSMASENVRGNVMIGLGARLQVLEHEEIAELMAYPDMDFTALGKERTAYFLVLSDQDNTMRFISAMFFSLLFMRLVHYADNECPGKQLPVGVNLILDEFCNLVGAIHSFHIKISTVRSRNIRIAIICQSIGQLQNRYPDNLWSEIIGNTDTILFLGCTDPLTAEFISDRTGEITIGVDTTMRQRSLFMPFDLEPSYRQSEGAGRRMLLTPDEVLRLEPEKMLIILKGEQVLEAEKFDYTRNAESRKFRTVEPFPVRSTVKPVERKISTPLKESGRKKPRSSASLHGKAVMQHEAGSQLSFYDTAETQNDVSAQKTVRPDLTK, from the coding sequence ATGCGTAAGCTTTTCTCTAAATTGCTTTCCTTCCCTTTCAATAGGGCAAAGGAACTATGGAATAACAAAACATACAGGAGAATTGGCCTTGTGCTGATCCTCCTGTTTTTCTATCTGGCGGGTATTCTGGCGCAGTTCTTAAACAACCGGCACCAGTGGGTGCCGGGAAAGGAGCTGCACCTGCCCAGTGTCAATCCATTCAAATGCCTTGTAATGCTATTTACCCCCTTTGGGATACAGGCAATTGGCGGGCTGTTCTGCTTTGTACTGATTTCAGGTCTACTCTTCTATCTGCTAAGCGACAGCCGGGACCACCTTCGGTATGACAAAAAGCGCCGCTTCTATTACAGCACCAAGGGCACCTACGGCACAGCGGGCTGGATGGAACAAGCACGAACGGAGGAGGTGTTTATGCTGACGCCGATGGAGGAGGCTGATACAGCAACTGGTATCATCTATGGTCTCCGAGACGGAAGACTTGTATGCCGCAAGCCGGACAGCAGGCTCAACCCACACATTGCAGTATTGGGCGCATCCGGTTCCATGAAAAACCGTGCCTACGCCCGCAACGCTATTATTGCCAGTGCGCTTTCCGGCGAAAGCCTTGTGGTAACCGATCCCAAATCTGAGCTGCTGTCGGATACCCGGGGTTATCTGGAGGATATGGGCTATACCGTCAAGGCGCTCGATCTTGTGAATCCAAAGCGGAGTCACCGGTTTGACGGACTGGATGGCGTTTTGCAAAACCCGCTGGCGGTTTCGCAGATTGTGGAGGCGGTGATAGCCAACACAGGCGGCAGCACGGGAGACTACTTGTTTGATACGGCGGAGGGATACCTGCTGTCCGCCCTGATTTTTCTGCAAATGGAAAACGGCAGCGACGAATATCCCAGCCTTGGCAGAGCCTACAAAACACTGCTTTCGGCCAAAAGCCCGGACGAGCTTTCGGAGCAGTTCTGTGTCTTGCCCGAGAATTCCCATGGAAGGCAGAAATGGAACCTCTTTTCCATGGCATCCGAGAATGTGCGGGGCAACGTGATGATTGGGCTGGGAGCACGGCTGCAGGTACTGGAGCATGAGGAAATCGCAGAGCTGATGGCGTATCCTGACATGGATTTTACTGCTCTTGGCAAAGAGAGAACTGCCTATTTTTTAGTGCTGTCCGATCAGGACAATACCATGCGATTTATCTCCGCTATGTTCTTCTCTCTGCTCTTTATGCGGTTGGTGCACTATGCTGACAATGAATGTCCGGGTAAGCAGTTGCCGGTGGGCGTTAACCTGATTTTAGATGAATTCTGCAACCTGGTAGGGGCCATTCACTCGTTTCACATCAAAATCAGTACGGTGCGAAGCCGCAACATTCGTATCGCAATTATCTGCCAGTCCATCGGGCAATTGCAGAACCGGTATCCGGATAACCTGTGGAGCGAAATCATCGGCAATACCGACACTATCTTGTTTTTGGGCTGTACCGACCCTCTGACCGCGGAGTTCATCAGCGACCGCACCGGCGAAATCACCATCGGAGTGGATACCACCATGCGGCAGCGAAGCCTGTTTATGCCCTTTGATCTGGAACCCAGCTACCGCCAAAGTGAGGGAGCAGGACGGCGTATGCTGCTGACTCCCGACGAGGTTCTGCGGCTGGAGCCTGAAAAAATGCTGATCATTCTCAAGGGAGAACAGGTGCTGGAAGCGGAGAAATTTGATTATACCCGAAATGCAGAAAGTCGGAAGTTTCGAACCGTAGAGCCGTTTCCCGTACGAAGCACAGTGAAACCTGTTGAGCGTAAAATCTCTACACCATTAAAAGAGAGTGGCAGAAAAAAGCCCCGTTCATCTGCAAGCTTACACGGAAAGGCGGTGATGCAGCATGAAGCAGGCAGCCAGCTGAGCTTTTATGATACGGCAGAAACACAAAATGACGTCTCGGCACAGAAAACCGTGCGTCCTGATTTAACAAAATAA
- a CDS encoding S1 RNA-binding domain-containing protein, whose amino-acid sequence MEYLENILEQESDFPEQTEPSLEDLMREGDMPNEQEYTEQEEASEKPSKKRRKKAEEKQGQEEPVEELSVLDIGDAETSDTEEELYDEAVSSAEQEPGTVKRRRRTRQVELLDGEGRVIQDHRPIDGQRELSLLSAAQNGRRILSATLDGFEAEEGTMPRAVFYVGPVKVMIPFNEMGFRSGEEEPDHIDARLRIGAMLGAKIYYMVRGVDMENRVVGASRRDAMNLRRRTVLNAKSSNGEYRVREGVRCLAQLLYVDRFVARVEIYGMEVYLHIGDISNLWGNDIREVLHIGEERPVEIVEVIRDDETGEAVSITASMRLAEEAPQVGLQTQNTYTGTISGFSDTAFYVKAAGIPQEIRCPIKSNYVGELMEMNDVVKFYVRAIYDGVPTGAILKILKKVNNRTWY is encoded by the coding sequence ATGGAATACCTGGAGAACATTTTGGAGCAGGAGTCGGATTTCCCGGAACAGACCGAACCGTCGCTGGAGGATTTGATGAGGGAGGGAGACATGCCGAATGAGCAGGAATACACCGAACAGGAAGAAGCCTCCGAAAAGCCGTCCAAAAAACGCCGTAAAAAGGCAGAAGAGAAACAAGGGCAGGAAGAACCTGTGGAGGAGCTATCCGTTTTGGATATCGGTGATGCGGAGACTTCCGACACAGAAGAAGAGCTGTATGATGAAGCTGTTTCCTCCGCGGAACAGGAACCGGGAACGGTAAAGCGCAGGAGGCGAACCCGGCAGGTTGAGCTTCTGGACGGCGAGGGTCGTGTCATTCAGGACCACCGCCCCATAGACGGCCAGCGGGAGCTTTCCCTGCTTAGTGCCGCACAGAACGGCAGACGCATCCTTTCCGCCACATTGGATGGCTTTGAAGCAGAGGAAGGAACCATGCCCCGGGCAGTCTTTTATGTGGGACCGGTCAAGGTCATGATCCCATTTAACGAAATGGGATTCCGTTCGGGAGAAGAGGAGCCGGACCACATCGACGCTCGGCTGCGCATTGGCGCCATGCTGGGCGCGAAGATTTACTATATGGTGCGCGGCGTGGATATGGAAAACCGGGTGGTCGGAGCCAGCCGCCGGGATGCTATGAACCTGCGCCGCCGGACGGTTCTCAATGCCAAAAGCTCCAACGGAGAATACCGTGTCCGGGAGGGTGTGCGTTGTCTGGCCCAGCTTCTCTATGTAGACCGCTTCGTAGCCCGCGTTGAAATTTATGGTATGGAGGTCTACCTGCATATCGGAGACATTTCCAACCTGTGGGGGAACGACATCCGGGAGGTTCTGCACATTGGCGAAGAGCGGCCGGTGGAGATCGTGGAGGTCATTCGGGATGATGAAACCGGAGAAGCTGTATCCATTACCGCTTCCATGCGGCTGGCAGAGGAAGCGCCGCAGGTAGGGCTTCAGACACAGAACACCTATACCGGAACCATATCGGGGTTTTCAGATACAGCATTCTATGTGAAAGCAGCCGGCATTCCACAGGAGATTCGTTGCCCTATTAAGTCCAATTATGTGGGGGAGCTGATGGAAATGAATGATGTGGTCAAGTTTTATGTCCGTGCCATTTACGACGGCGTACCCACCGGCGCTATCCTGAAAATACTGAAAAAAGTCAACAACCGAACCTGGTACTGA
- a CDS encoding helix-turn-helix domain-containing protein — MKTTYPSHDKKFLAANDVADILNVSRSTAYRIIRHLNDDLKKSGKITIAGKISSKYFYENVYL; from the coding sequence ATGAAAACAACCTACCCTTCTCATGATAAAAAATTTCTAGCTGCAAATGATGTCGCTGATATTCTAAATGTTTCAAGGAGCACCGCCTACAGAATAATCCGACATCTAAATGATGATTTGAAAAAATCCGGAAAAATCACTATTGCAGGTAAAATATCCTCTAAATATTTTTATGAAAATGTTTACTTATAG
- a CDS encoding tyrosine-type recombinase/integrase: protein MFLLIGQAKRLRKKKMGFKLQKEAKAYETEFLSKAHASCDMLFSSLIELYMEDCKPRLKPTTYSNKEFLIGAHVLPYFGHTPINKISATTIGKWQTTLISHPTCYSETYLKTVHNQVSAIFNFACKYYRLPENPARICGAMGKKNADCMLFWTVDEFKKFVAAVDDKIVSTTIFNLLFWSGMRSGEMLALTLNDFDFDANTVSINKNYARLDNEDLILEPKTPKSKRKVTLPPFACDLIKYYVEKLVDYEPDERLLNVTKYYLKHEMNRGCKKSGVKVIRIHDLRHSHASLLIEMGFSPLLISERLGHEDIKNHFADLFASLPK from the coding sequence TTGTTTTTACTGATTGGACAGGCAAAAAGACTCAGAAAAAAAAAGATGGGCTTTAAGTTGCAAAAAGAGGCGAAGGCGTACGAAACAGAGTTTTTAAGTAAGGCGCATGCTTCTTGCGACATGCTATTTTCTTCCCTCATTGAACTATATATGGAGGATTGCAAGCCGCGCTTAAAACCCACAACCTATTCAAACAAAGAATTCCTAATCGGCGCCCATGTATTGCCCTACTTTGGGCATACGCCAATCAACAAGATATCCGCAACTACAATTGGGAAATGGCAAACGACACTTATTTCGCATCCCACCTGTTATAGCGAAACGTATCTAAAAACCGTGCATAACCAAGTCTCCGCAATCTTTAACTTTGCCTGTAAATACTACAGGCTCCCGGAAAACCCTGCCCGGATTTGTGGGGCTATGGGAAAGAAAAATGCGGACTGTATGTTGTTTTGGACGGTGGATGAGTTTAAGAAGTTCGTTGCGGCTGTTGATGATAAGATTGTTTCCACTACAATTTTCAATCTACTTTTCTGGTCTGGAATGCGCTCTGGAGAAATGCTTGCGCTGACCTTAAACGACTTCGACTTTGATGCGAACACAGTGTCTATCAACAAAAACTACGCACGGCTCGACAACGAGGATTTAATCCTCGAGCCGAAAACACCAAAAAGCAAACGAAAAGTTACCTTGCCACCTTTTGCCTGCGACCTTATAAAGTATTACGTTGAAAAACTTGTAGATTACGAACCGGATGAACGCTTACTCAACGTAACAAAGTATTATCTCAAACATGAGATGAACAGAGGCTGTAAGAAAAGCGGTGTCAAGGTTATCAGAATTCATGACCTTCGCCATAGCCACGCAAGCCTGCTGATTGAGATGGGGTTCTCCCCATTGTTGATTAGTGAACGGCTGGGCCATGAAGATATAAAAAACCACTTTGCAGACCTATTCGCATCTTTACCCAAATAA
- the tnpA gene encoding IS200/IS605 family transposase → MKDINSLEHTKWRCQYHVVFAPKYRRQVIYREIKADIGFILRKLCDQKGVEIIEANACPDHIHMLISIPPKFSVSQIMGYLKGKSSLMIFDRHANLKYKYGNRHFWARGYYVDTVGRNKKQIQEYIKKQLEEDELSDQMSLKEYTDPFTGSKNTKA, encoded by the coding sequence ATGAAAGACATAAACAGTTTAGAACATACCAAGTGGAGATGTCAATACCACGTAGTATTTGCACCAAAATACAGGAGACAAGTAATATATCGGGAAATTAAAGCAGACATAGGGTTTATCCTAAGGAAATTGTGTGATCAAAAAGGGGTAGAAATTATAGAAGCGAACGCATGTCCAGATCACATCCATATGCTAATCAGTATACCACCAAAGTTTAGTGTATCGCAGATAATGGGGTATCTAAAAGGGAAGAGCAGCTTAATGATATTCGACCGTCATGCAAATTTGAAGTACAAATATGGAAATAGGCATTTCTGGGCAAGAGGGTATTATGTGGATACAGTAGGGCGGAATAAAAAGCAGATACAGGAGTATATCAAAAAGCAATTGGAGGAAGATGAGCTATCCGATCAGATGAGTCTCAAGGAGTACACTGACCCGTTTACGGGTAGCAAGAACACCAAGGCATAA